Proteins co-encoded in one Triplophysa dalaica isolate WHDGS20190420 chromosome 16, ASM1584641v1, whole genome shotgun sequence genomic window:
- the sytl4 gene encoding synaptotagmin-like protein 4 codes for MVQNMDINVSTLTDSEQDLILEVLRRDEELRRLEELRVKRLKAEFLGIRRKGAKRSSGKYSEHSCGRCQESMSLLSRNSSQCRACKHYVCKKCESVRPNGSWVCTVCSKEIDLKMSTGEWFFDERVNRYSAAPGHVLVRVSLRKRPGSNKRETAGESLLNKCDLNSSQAVPMPVPVPKPRLKDVALANKSSPLEPNDGLDVQEQQRSETESAEIASLGSNHTETESSHNTPQMQRKEEVTAKISPAGSTVSSLAAPANTDIPATSTLTNERASLIHHINAFPDSLQDVDGLFKKSVRRVHKLSEIKPVSTLDLREDGKYPTASSMGDRSKSVPGLNADDEEEEEDIDILVNIHRLKCSDGHGSLRSSTMTLGSTMSVYSEAGDYDSVDVSGDINFSFCYDESSQSLSILVHECRGLAYADAAKKKCNPYVKAYLLPEKGKKKTSIKHNTVNPSFKETLKYSITRTQLLTRRLQLSVWHYDRFGHNVFLGEVEVSMDNPDIESGHEECMALRGKASTAASPFDQFRGELAVSLKYVTANTTHGESPKRKSKKSKAEEDSELHVLIKEAKNLSAMKSGRTYDSFVKGYLLPSKNKNHSKRKTQVVKKTLNPHYDHTFVFKDLNLEQLKDMCLELTVWDREALSSNDFLGGLRLSLGAVTVKEGKSEWVADSTGEEISLWQKMMQYPDSWAEGTLPLRSSMGRGK; via the exons ATGGTACAGAACATGGATATCAATGTGTCCACCCTGACAGACTCGGAGCAAGATCTGATACTGGAAGTCCTACGGCGCGACGAAGAACTCAGACGCTTGGAGGAGCTCCGTGTGAA GAGGCTGAAAGCAGAATTTTTGGGAATCAGAAGAAAGGGTGCCAAGCGtagcagtgggaaatacagtgAACACAGCTGCGGCCGCTGCCAGGAGTCCATGAGCCTTCTGTCCCGCAACAGTAGCCAGTGCAGGGCATGCAAACATTACGTCTGCAAGAAATGTGAATCTGTTCGACCCAATGGATCTTGGGTGTGCACAGTGTGTTCCAAGGAGAT agATCTGAAGATGAGCACTGGAGAATGGTTCTTTGATGAGAGAGTTAACCGTTACTCTGCAGCTCCTGGACATGTTTTAGTCCGAGTTTCCCTCAGGAAGAGGCCTGGAA GTAACAAGCGTGAGACAGCTGGGGAATCACTATTAAACAAATGTGACTTGAATTCTAGCCAGGCTGTGCCTATGCCTGTGCCTGTACCCAAACCTCGACTAAAAGACGTCGCACTAGCAAACAAGAG CTCACCTCTTGAGCCTAATGATGGACTTGATGTTCAAGAGCAACAACGTAGTGAAACAGAATCAGCCGAGATTGCCAGTCTGGGCAGCAACCACACTGAGACTGAATCATCACACAATACCCCCCAGATGCAGAG AAAAGAGGAAGTGACAGCTAAAATTAGTCCAGCAGGCTCCACAGTTTCCAGCCTGGCAGCCCCTGCTAACACTGACATCCCTGCAACCTCCACCCTGACCAATGAGagg GCGTCTTTAATTCATCACATCAACGCCTTCCCTGACTCTCTGCAAGACGTGGATGGGCTTTTTAAGAAAAGTGTCAGAAGAGTGCACAAACTATCAG AAATTAAACCAGTGTCCACCCTTGATTTGCGTGAAGATGGAAAATATCCCACTGCATCCTCAATGGGGGACAGGAGCAAGTCAGTTCCAGGTCTCAATGCT gatgatgaggaagaggaggaagataTTGATATTTTGGTGAATATACATAGACTGAAATGCAGCGATGGTCACGGAAGTCTGCGAAGCTCAACG atGACTTTGGGCAGTACGATGTCTGTATACAGTGAAGCAGGAGACTATGACAGTGTGGATGTGAGTGGGGATATAAACTTCTCTTTCTGCTATGATGAGTCCAGTCAGAGTCTGTCTATTCTGGTTCATGAATGCAGAGGACTGGCTTATGCTGATGCAGCAAAAAAGAAATGCAACCC GTATGTGAAGGCTTACCTTCTCCCAGAAAAGGGGAAGAAGAAAACCTCTATCAAACATAACACCGTCAACCCCAGTTTTAAGGAAACACTAAAG tATTCTATCACTCGCACCCAGCTGCTGACTCGCAGACTACAGCTCTCAGTTTGGCACTATGACCGTTTTGGCCACAATGTCTTCCTGGGTGAGGTTGAGGTGTCAATGGACAACCCTGACATTGAATCAGGCCATGAAGAATGTATGGCACTCAGAGGAAAG GCTTCCACCGCAGCATCTCCCTTCGATCAATTCAGAGGAGAACTGGCGGTTTCACTGAAGTACGTCACAGCAAATACGACACATGGAGAGAGTCCTAAGAGGAAAA GTAAAAAGAGCAAAGCGGAGGAGGATTCTGAACTGCACGTGTTGATAAAAGAGGCCAAAAATCTGAGCGCCATGAAATCTGGACGCACGTATGATTCCTTCGTGAAAGG GTATCTGCTGCCatccaaaaacaaaaaccaTTCAAAGAGGAAGACTCAGGTAGTGAAGAAGACATTGAACCCACATTACGACCACACGTTTGTGTTTAAGGATCTGAACCTGGAGCAGCTGAAGGACATGTGTCTAGAGCTCACCGTCTGGGACAGAGAGGCTCTCTCCAGCAATGACTTCCTGGGAGGACTTCGTCTAAGCTTAGGAGCAG TGACTGTGAAGGAAGGAAAGTCAGAGTGGGTGGCAGACTCAACAGGGGAGGAGATCTCGCTGTGGCAGAAGATGATGCAATACCCAGACTCATGGGCAGAGGGCACTCTTCCACTGCGCTCATCCATGGGAAGGGGCAAGTAA
- the rnaseh2c gene encoding ribonuclease H2 subunit C isoform X2 produces the protein MSANSCVTSVQLDSIKQADKPQVHLLPCEIEHDGPAEVSAFFTPTMKERKHEVSVSFRGRGMKGHELNCPQGYTGLVLKEVQKPASDQEDRIVKVSSVFHNFTYWNLETPPTSDDGVVMAMEWPMLAEAIHGPVDK, from the exons ATGTCTGCAAACAGCTGTGTCACATCTGTCCAGCTTGACTCTATCAAACAGGCGGACAAACCTCAGGTTCACCTGTTACCTTGTGAAATAGAGCATGACGGACCTGCTGAGGTCTCCGCATTTTTCACTCCTACTATGAAGGAACGCAAACACG aagtgtCCGTGTCATTCAGAGGTCGGGGGATGAAGGGACATGAATTAAACTGCCCACAAGGATACACAGGACTGGTGCTGAAGGAGGTTCAGAAGCCCGCATCAGATCAAGAG GACAGAATAGTCAAAGTGTCTTCAGTGTTCCATAATTTCACATACTGGAATTTGGAGACACCGCCAACATCTGATGATGGAGTTGTGATGGCAATGGAATGGCCTATGCTAGCAGAGGCA ataCATGGACCAGTTGACAAGTGA
- the srpx2 gene encoding sushi repeat-containing protein SRPX2 isoform X1, producing the protein MIHMYVFLLKLSIIYQTLGEFTEGSASSNNDNNEVHEEETYYTPELDYKHPQWCHILKLSHGEVSCSSPRGGRHHSTLGTRCSLSCDRGFKRLGRSSVQCLPIRRWSGTAVCRRVRCHVLPLVDHGTYSCTRGFVVDSRCDFTCFEGYQIEGDQYRICQEEGKWSGTEPTCTDHDPPKLKCPLSRVKIAEPGKLTVTVSWERPVAKDTADGSTQVLRNGVESGSDFPEGIHVIRYKAYDQARNTATCKFTVHVEVRRCPKLKPPLHGYLTCSSDGNNYGAICEYHCEPGYERMGFETRVCQLNRSWSDEAAQCVSMNIKTDVRSAGALLDQFYEKRRLLVVSTPDNSNQRYKLQNILLQKAECGLDLRHVTVIELLGTPPRAVGRIKEKRLDSEVVEGLRQALYISTAYFTMVLVDEYGVDRERFVNPTTPDELFTYTEEYLLTEEERERLEMNRDFCD; encoded by the exons ATGATACACATGTACGTTTTCCTTTTAAAACTGTCTATCATATATCAGACCCTGGGAGAATTCACTGAAG GCTCTGCCTCCAGCAACAATGACAATAATGAAGTGCATGAGGAGGAGACTTACTATACCCCTGAGTTAGATTACAAAC ATCCACAGTGGTGTCACATACTTAAACTGTCTCATGGGGAGGTATCTTGCTCTTCCCCCCGAGGTGGACGCCACCATAGCACGCTTGGAACTCGCTGTTCGCTCTCCTGTGATCGAGGATTTAAACGGTTAGGACGCTCATCTGTCCAATGCTTGCCCATCCGCCGCTGGTCTGGAACAGCCGTCTGCCGGA GGGTGCGTTGCCACGTTTTGCCTCTGGTTGACCATGGTACGTACAGTTGTACCCGTGGCTTTGTGGTAGACTCCAGGTGCGACTTCACCTGCTTTGAAGGCTACCAGATTGAGGGAGATCAGTATCGTATATGCCAAGAAGAGGGAAAATGGAGTGGCACAGAACCCACCTGTACAG ATCATGACCCACCCAAACTGAAATGTCCTTTGTCCAGAGTGAAGATAGCAGAACCTGGAAAGCTAACTGTCACAGTGTCCTGGGAGCGCCCTGTTGCTAAGGATACTGCTGACGGATCGACGCA GGTCTTGAGAAATGGAGTAGAATCTGGATCAGACTTTCCAGAAGGAATCCATGTTATTCGATATAAAGCCTACGACCAGGCGCGCAACACAGCAACCTGCAAGTTTACAGTGCATGTTGAAG TGAGACGATGTCCAAAGTTAAAACCTCCTCTGCATGGCTATCTGACCTGCTCATCTGATGGCAATAATTATGGTGCTATTTGCGAATATCACTGTGAACCTGGATATGAGAGGATGGGGTTTGAGACTCGCGTCTGTCAGCTCAACCGTAGCTGGTCTGATGAAGCAGctcagtgtgttt CaatgaacataaaaacagaTGTCAGGTCTGCTGGAGCTCTGCTTGatcagttttatgaaaaaagaCGGCTACTGGTTGTGTCTACACCAGATAATTCTAACCAACGCTACAAGCTTCAAAACATTTTGCTGCAG AAGGCTGAGTGTGGTCTGGATCTGCGACATGTGACTGTGATCGAGCTGTTAGGAACTCCTCCTCGAGCAGTGGGTCGCATCAAAGAAAAACGTCTAGATTCTGAGGTCGTAGAGGGTCTTAG acagGCACTTTATATCTCTACAGCATATTTCACTATGGTGCTGGTTGACGAATATGGTGTGGATCGGGAGCGCTTTGTTAACCCCACCACCCCAGATGAGCTGTTTACATACACAGAGGAGTATCTCCTTACAGAAGAGGAACGGGAGAGACTTGAGATGAACAGAGACTTCTGTGACTAA
- the zbtb3 gene encoding zinc finger and BTB domain-containing protein 3: MEFPGHSQQLLTTLRSQRLQGFLCDSTVQVGSTRFVAHRAVLASFSPFFHMFYSDQSIGNTSAVNGGPQRDTVSINGDIVTPQAFGLLLDFMYEGVLRQEAHPPPEDVLAAASFLHMNDVVRVCKKRLQGRGLAEADSTRVEVGSNELAKTGGGLDGSDDVPAAETGRRLGRDGALSVGNPPFSSSVTHCPQFSQQMSFYADTKTETHAGVASLLTHSGVESSEMADSTQLGMDSQPPISNSCQSLPAYGSSSRTDTTRIPARSVSIESALSSLCSSTEIIQTSIETQPVVIATTAQDHTLSDMFSQANGQQSPKAKSNRAQNKGPCNGNPGPSQHIQSRTERKQGDTNKHSVKGKKLLSQTSKDPSAVDRLETGKKNEDNVKVKVEAIVISDEESDETDDTMVTDNSQNRNTVSDHGDDYDDNSQDVEELTAMQLIPPHTLIHLPHQEPLSLPPSPQDPNSSATDNSGFPSSLFPGNSQSEQHVMFLEEFQDSLGNYVEDVPTCNTCGKTFSCAYTLRRHAIVHTRERPYECSYCYRSYTQSGDLYRHIRKAHDQGLPVKRTRVESDPPLSPPPPHTPQT, translated from the coding sequence ATGGAGTTTCCAGGACACAGTCAGCAGCTCTTAACCACCCTGCGCTCCCAGCGTCTGCAAGGTTTCCTTTGTGACTCCACTGTGCAGGTCGGCTCAACTCGCTTCGTAGCTCATCGGGCTGTGTTGGCATCTTTTTCCCCTTTCTTCCACATGTTCTACTCGGATCAGTCGATAGGGAATACCAGCGCAGTCAATGGAGGACCACAGAGAGACACCGTCTCTATAAATGGTGATATAGTGACGCCTCAAGCCTTTGGGTTGCTTCTCGATTTTATGTATGAGGGAGTGCTGCGACAAGAAGCCCACCCCCCTCCGGAAGACGTGCTCGCTGCCGCCAGCTTCTTACATATGAATGATGTGGTTCGAGTTTGTAAGAAAAGACTGCAGGGTCGTGGACTGGCCGAAGCAGACAGCACAAGGGTTGAAGTTGGATCCAATGAGTTGGCTAAGACCGGAGGAGGGCTTGATGGTTCAGATGATGTGCCTGCTGCTGAAACAGGAAGGAGGTTAGGAAGAGATGGAGCGCTAAGCGTTGGAAATCCCCCGTTTTCATCCTCTGTAACACACTGTCCTCAGTTCAGCCAACAGATGTCATTTTATGCTGATACCAAGACAGAGACACACGCAGGGGTGGCCAGTCTTCTCACACATAGTGGTGTTGAAAGCTCAGAGATGGCTGACAGTACCCAGCTAGGAATGGACTCGCAGCCACCCATTAGCAATTCTTGTCAAAGTTTGCCCGCATATGGTTCTTCATCTAGGACTGACACGACACGAATACCTGCAAGATCAGTCAGCATTGAATCTGCACTTTCAAGTCTGTGCAGTTCGACAGAAATTATTCAGACGAGCATAGAGACTCAACCTGTTGTTATCGCCACCACTGCTCAAGATCATACTTTGTCTGACATGTTCAGTCAAGCAAACGGTCAGCAGAGTCCAAAAGCAAAATCGAATCGAGCTCAGAATAAAGGACCTTGTAATGGAAATCCAGGGCCATCACAACACATTCAGAGCCGAACTGAAAGAAAGCAGGGGGACACTAATAAACATAGTGTTAAAGGTAAAAAGCTTCTTTCCCAGACTTCAAAAGATCCATCAGCAGTTGATAGACTTGAAACAGGCAAGAAAAATGAGGATAATGTGAAGGTGAAAGTGGAGGCCATTGTCATTTCTGATGAAGAATCTGATGAAACGGATGATACAATGGTCACTGATAACAGTCAGAACAGAAATACTGTTTCAGATCACGGGGATGATTATGATGACAACAGCCAGGACGTTGAGGAGCTCACCGCCATGCAACTCATACCTCCGCACACTTTAATTCACCTTCCCCATCAAGAACCCCTCTCTTTACCTCCTTCACCACAAGATCCTAATTCCTCTGCAACAGATAATTCCGGTTTCCCATCATCCCTTTTCCCAGGCAATTCACAGTCTGAGCAGCATGTCATGTTTCTTGAGGAATTTCAGGACTCTCTAGGGAACTACGTAGAGGATGTACCTACTTGCAATACGTGTGGAAAAACGTTTTCCTGTGCGTACACCCTGCGAAGACATGCCATTGTACATACTAGAGAGCGCCCTTATGAGTGCAGCTACTGTTATCGTAGTTACACACAATCTGGAGATTTGTACAGACACATCAGAAAGGCACATGATCAGGGCCTGCCAGTTAAACGGACCAGAGTTGAGTCGGATCCTCCTCTGTCGCCACCCCCTCCTCATACTCCCCAGACATAG
- the srpx2 gene encoding sushi repeat-containing protein SRPX2 isoform X2, giving the protein MIHMYVFLLKLSIIYQTLGEFTEGSASSNNDNNEVHEEETYYTPELDYKHPQWCHILKLSHGEVSCSSPRGGRHHSTLGTRCSLSCDRGFKRLGRSSVQCLPIRRWSGTAVCRRVRCHVLPLVDHGTYSCTRGFVVDSRCDFTCFEGYQIEGDQYRICQEEGKWSGTEPTCTDHDPPKLKCPLSRVKIAEPGKLTVTVSWERPVAKDTADGSTQVLRNGVESGSDFPEGIHVIRYKAYDQARNTATCKFTVHVEVRRCPKLKPPLHGYLTCSSDGNNYGAICEYHCEPGYERMGFETRVCQLNRSWSDEAAQCVSMNIKTDVRSAGALLDQFYEKRRLLVVSTPDNSNQRYKLQNILLQKAECGLDLRHVTVIELLGTPPRAVGRIKEKRLDSEVVEGLSIFHYGAG; this is encoded by the exons ATGATACACATGTACGTTTTCCTTTTAAAACTGTCTATCATATATCAGACCCTGGGAGAATTCACTGAAG GCTCTGCCTCCAGCAACAATGACAATAATGAAGTGCATGAGGAGGAGACTTACTATACCCCTGAGTTAGATTACAAAC ATCCACAGTGGTGTCACATACTTAAACTGTCTCATGGGGAGGTATCTTGCTCTTCCCCCCGAGGTGGACGCCACCATAGCACGCTTGGAACTCGCTGTTCGCTCTCCTGTGATCGAGGATTTAAACGGTTAGGACGCTCATCTGTCCAATGCTTGCCCATCCGCCGCTGGTCTGGAACAGCCGTCTGCCGGA GGGTGCGTTGCCACGTTTTGCCTCTGGTTGACCATGGTACGTACAGTTGTACCCGTGGCTTTGTGGTAGACTCCAGGTGCGACTTCACCTGCTTTGAAGGCTACCAGATTGAGGGAGATCAGTATCGTATATGCCAAGAAGAGGGAAAATGGAGTGGCACAGAACCCACCTGTACAG ATCATGACCCACCCAAACTGAAATGTCCTTTGTCCAGAGTGAAGATAGCAGAACCTGGAAAGCTAACTGTCACAGTGTCCTGGGAGCGCCCTGTTGCTAAGGATACTGCTGACGGATCGACGCA GGTCTTGAGAAATGGAGTAGAATCTGGATCAGACTTTCCAGAAGGAATCCATGTTATTCGATATAAAGCCTACGACCAGGCGCGCAACACAGCAACCTGCAAGTTTACAGTGCATGTTGAAG TGAGACGATGTCCAAAGTTAAAACCTCCTCTGCATGGCTATCTGACCTGCTCATCTGATGGCAATAATTATGGTGCTATTTGCGAATATCACTGTGAACCTGGATATGAGAGGATGGGGTTTGAGACTCGCGTCTGTCAGCTCAACCGTAGCTGGTCTGATGAAGCAGctcagtgtgttt CaatgaacataaaaacagaTGTCAGGTCTGCTGGAGCTCTGCTTGatcagttttatgaaaaaagaCGGCTACTGGTTGTGTCTACACCAGATAATTCTAACCAACGCTACAAGCTTCAAAACATTTTGCTGCAG AAGGCTGAGTGTGGTCTGGATCTGCGACATGTGACTGTGATCGAGCTGTTAGGAACTCCTCCTCGAGCAGTGGGTCGCATCAAAGAAAAACGTCTAGATTCTGAGGTCGTAGAGGGTCTTAG CATATTTCACTATGGTGCTGGTTGA
- the rnaseh2c gene encoding ribonuclease H2 subunit C isoform X1, protein MALRHFQTRNYNHSLQEMSANSCVTSVQLDSIKQADKPQVHLLPCEIEHDGPAEVSAFFTPTMKERKHEVSVSFRGRGMKGHELNCPQGYTGLVLKEVQKPASDQEDRIVKVSSVFHNFTYWNLETPPTSDDGVVMAMEWPMLAEAIHGPVDK, encoded by the exons ATGGCGCTGCGGCACTTTCAAACACGGAATTACAACCATTCTCTGCAAGAG ATGTCTGCAAACAGCTGTGTCACATCTGTCCAGCTTGACTCTATCAAACAGGCGGACAAACCTCAGGTTCACCTGTTACCTTGTGAAATAGAGCATGACGGACCTGCTGAGGTCTCCGCATTTTTCACTCCTACTATGAAGGAACGCAAACACG aagtgtCCGTGTCATTCAGAGGTCGGGGGATGAAGGGACATGAATTAAACTGCCCACAAGGATACACAGGACTGGTGCTGAAGGAGGTTCAGAAGCCCGCATCAGATCAAGAG GACAGAATAGTCAAAGTGTCTTCAGTGTTCCATAATTTCACATACTGGAATTTGGAGACACCGCCAACATCTGATGATGGAGTTGTGATGGCAATGGAATGGCCTATGCTAGCAGAGGCA ataCATGGACCAGTTGACAAGTGA
- the trmt12 gene encoding tRNA wybutosine-synthesizing protein 2 homolog: protein MVVIPCLKVPQRHAQLYKKYLQSQGVLELRYCTQKHSDGSVTFPVVASVMPRLDLVALKEYVGQEDSFCEIVDIQAPPLSKKGKVKSFNERLIETAKSLLVSKGESWNVDLERDIPSRWQCHGDMVLFGDSCFSNIIWRQIGPEFWTLVAQILGVKRLAQIKKISQDGYRTPIVTMLLGDSSYVTHVDNHIRYEFDVTKCMFSSGNITEKIRIASLDCSGETVVDLYAGIGYFTLPYLVHANASHVHACEWNPDAIKALRRNLQINGVTDRCTVHQGDNRQLPLSDLADRVSLGLIPSSEEGWPVACRLLKRRTGGILHIHQNITTPLHHETPEHSSAIDVEQSPLKIQRDMEVRTAWARETGSRICTLLLDITGDKWRTDIRHIEHVKTYAPHISHVVLDLECRPL from the exons ATGGTTGTAATTCCGTGTTTGAAAGTGCCGCAGCGCCATGCACAGCTGTACAA GAAATACCTGCAGTCACAAGGTGTTCTGGAGCTTAGATACTGCACTCAAAAACACTCAGACGGAAGTGTAACCTTTCCAGTGGTGGCATCGGTTATGCCACGCCTTGATCTGGTGGCACTAAAGGAATATGTAGGACAGGAGGACAGTTTTTGTGAAATCGTTGATATACAG gcTCCCCCACTATCAAAGAAGGGAAAAGTTAAGTCTTTCAATGAGAGGCTGATAGAGACTGCAAAGTCCTTGTTAGTTTCCAAAGGGGAGTCATGGAATGTTGATCTTGAGAGAGATATCCCCAGTCGATGGCAGTGCCATGGAGATATGGTCCTCTTTGGCGACAGTTGCTTCTCCAATATAATATGGAGACAAATTG GTCCTGAATTCTGGACCTTGGTTGCCCAGATCCTGGGAGTGAAACGTCTAGCACAAATTAAAAAGATTTCCCAGGATGGGTACCGCACACCCATAGTGACAATGCTTTTAGGAGACAGCAGCTATGTAACACACGTCGATAACCACATCCG GTATGAGTTTGATGTCACCAAGTGCATGTTCTCTTCTGGGAATATTACAGAGAAGATCAGAATAGCCTCTTTGGACTGCAGTGGAGAGACTGTGGTTGACCTATACGCAG GGATTGGCTACTTCACTCTCCCATATCTGGTACATGCCAATGCTTCACATGTGCATGCTTGTGAATGGAATCCAGATGCCATAAAGGCTCTTCGCAGAAACTTGCAGATCAATGGTGTTACAGACCGCTGCACTGTCCATCAGGGAGACAACAGACAG CTTCCTCTGAGTGATCTCGCTGATCGTGTGAGTTTGGGCCTCATTCCGAGTTCGGAGGAAGGTTGGCCCGTGGCATGCCGCCTGCTAAAGAGACGCACTGGAGGAATACTGCATATCCACCAAAACATCACAACACCGTTGCACCATGAAACACCTGAACATTCATCTGCTATAGATGTTGAACAATCACCTCTGAAGATCCAGAGAGATATGGAAGTGAGGACAGCCTGGGCTAGAGAGACTGGCAGCCGCATCTGTACACTGTTGTTAGACATCACTGGGGACAAATGGAGGACAGACATCAGACATATAGAACATGTTAAAACATACGCACCTCATATCAGTCATGTGGTACTGGATTTGGAGTGTAGACCTCTCTaa